In the genome of Vicia villosa cultivar HV-30 ecotype Madison, WI linkage group LG7, Vvil1.0, whole genome shotgun sequence, one region contains:
- the LOC131617292 gene encoding protein PHOSPHATE-INDUCED 1-like: MASLNITMIFNLFLTISLLHLIAARKLTESDQLLKFQYHKGPLLTGKISINLIWYGKFKPSQRAIITDFITSLSSPKQTTTSQPSVATWWKSTEKYYHLTNNKKSANLALSLGSQILDENYSLGKSLTTNQIIKLASKGQQLNAINIVLTAADVAVDGFCSSRCGTHGSSYGARVNGKQHKFAYIWVGNSETQCAGQCAWPFHQPIYGPQSSPLVAPNNDVGLDGMVINVASLLAGTVTNPFGNGYYQGPKEAPLEASSACTGIYAKGAYPGYAGDVLVDKTSGASYNANGVNGRKYLLPAIADPKTSICSTLV, from the coding sequence ATGGCATCTCTTAACATTACTATGATCTTCAATCTTTTTCTCACTATTTCACTCCTTCATTTGATCGCAGCAAGAAAACTTACTGAATCAGACCAACTACTTAAATTTCAATACCACAAAGGTCCTCTATTAACTGGCAAAATCTCCATAAACCTCATTTGGTATGGAAAGTTCAAACCATCCCAAAGAGCCATCATCACTGATTTCATTACCTCCCTCTCTTCTCCCAAACAAACAACCACATCACAACCCTCCGTAGCCACGTGGTGGAAATCAACAGAGAAATACTACCACCTCACCAACAACAAGAAATCAGCTAATCTTGCTCTCTCCCTTGGTTCCCAAATTCTCGACGAGAATTACTCATTAGGAAAATCTCTCACAACTAACCAAATCATTAAACTCGCATCCAAAGGACAACAATTAAACGCCATCAACATTGTTCTAACAGCTGCCGACGTGGCGGTTGACGGTTTTTGTTCAAGTAGGTGTGGAACACACGGTTCTTCTTACGGTGCACGCGTGAACGGTAAACAACACAAATTCGCCTACATTTGGGTTGGAAACTCTGAAACTCAATGTGCTGGTCAGTGTGCTTGGCCATTTCATCAACCAATTTACGGTCCACAAAGTTCACCATTGGTTGCACCAAACAATGATGTTGGTCTCGATGGAATGGTTATAAATGTGGCAAGTCTTTTAGCTGGAACAGTAACAAACCCTTTTGGAAATGGATATTATCAAGGACCAAAAGAGGCTCCTTTGGAAGCATCTTCAGCGTGTACTGGTATTTATGCAAAAGGAGCTTATCCAGGTTATGCTGGAGATGTTTTGGTGGACAAAACAAGTGGTGCTAGTTACAATGCAAATGGTGTTAATGGAAGAAAGTATCTGTTGCCTGCCATTGCTGATCCTAAAACCTCAATTTGCTCAACATTGGTGTAG